In Calliopsis andreniformis isolate RMS-2024a chromosome 6, iyCalAndr_principal, whole genome shotgun sequence, the genomic window CATAAAATTTACTGTTGGCTCGAAATTGGGACATCAACTGCAAAGTTATAGTTTTTCGTAAGAGCTGATAAATGAACTGCAGGTAAAACATAAGTGTTGTACGTGTAGAATTTCCCTCGCAAAGGATCTTCTTGATTGTTCTGTTCCGATAATGATGCAGCAGTATACGTGATACGTGGCGTTAGTATTGTAATAGGGTACTCAACGTGACGAGGAGGTACAGTGTACATGTCCGAAATTGCTCTAAAATTCAACGACACAGGTATCTTCTCTTCTCTAACGAATGCTCTCTGCCCCTAGTGGTGTTTCATGCAACGAAATTGTAGGTATGTAGTGTACATTCATATTATAGATtataaatatagataata contains:
- the LOC143180914 gene encoding uncharacterized protein LOC143180914, whose protein sequence is MSSGSVIRKLVIFLFISNLRRCYSSIHDRAEVVTYGEPCVTSRQLPIRIEGQRAFVREEKIPVSLNFRAISDMYTVPPRHVEYPITILTPRITYTAASLSEQNNQEDPLRGKFYTYNTYVLPAVHLSALTKNYNFAVDVPISSQQIVTEQLEEKCVPRLKGLTSRVDRILVPACQISSFDQ